In Paenibacillus sp. G2S3, a single window of DNA contains:
- a CDS encoding GerAB/ArcD/ProY family transporter, producing MSAEVKDRITAIQATIILANYTIAAGVLTLPRTIVEASDSPDVWISILLGGVISFLSGLIIVKLSQRFPGQTFFQYIGKIIGKPLGTVLTIGVMGYFLSIAGFEIRSVQEVTSFFLLEGTPPWAIVAAFMWIAFYLCRGGINAITSMCRLIVPITWTVFLGVCLLSFEVFDLNNLLPVLGDGLEPVWKGIRPTILTFTAGEAMLFVVAFMDKPQKAVKVIIAGTCISTIFYTLAVVATIGAFSIDGVITRTWPFLDLVRSFEVNYLIFERFESLLLVIWIMQIFCTFCIAIYAASLGLSQVIHKNFKSCLLAILPVVYVISRIPPNVNALFALGSGIGNCMLILFGLLPLPLLIITYFRRAAS from the coding sequence ATGAGCGCCGAGGTAAAGGACCGAATTACTGCTATTCAAGCGACAATCATTCTAGCCAATTACACAATTGCGGCAGGGGTACTTACGCTTCCTCGGACCATTGTAGAGGCCAGTGATAGTCCAGATGTATGGATTAGTATTTTGTTAGGGGGAGTAATCTCTTTTCTGTCAGGATTGATCATTGTGAAGCTTAGTCAACGGTTCCCAGGTCAAACCTTCTTTCAATATATCGGGAAGATTATCGGCAAACCACTCGGAACAGTTCTTACTATAGGAGTCATGGGTTATTTCCTGAGTATCGCCGGCTTTGAGATACGTTCGGTGCAGGAGGTAACCTCTTTTTTTCTACTGGAAGGTACACCTCCTTGGGCGATCGTGGCTGCTTTTATGTGGATTGCCTTCTATTTATGCAGAGGGGGAATTAATGCTATCACTAGTATGTGCAGACTCATTGTTCCGATTACCTGGACAGTGTTTCTTGGGGTTTGTCTGCTTAGTTTTGAAGTTTTCGACCTCAATAATCTGCTTCCAGTACTTGGAGATGGATTGGAACCTGTGTGGAAAGGGATCAGACCAACCATCCTAACCTTTACAGCTGGAGAAGCAATGCTGTTCGTTGTTGCTTTTATGGACAAGCCTCAAAAAGCAGTAAAGGTAATTATTGCTGGTACTTGTATATCGACAATATTTTATACCTTAGCTGTTGTAGCGACCATAGGTGCTTTTTCTATAGATGGAGTGATCACAAGAACCTGGCCGTTTCTCGATCTTGTACGGAGCTTTGAAGTGAACTATCTCATTTTTGAAAGATTTGAGTCGTTGTTGTTGGTGATCTGGATTATGCAGATCTTCTGCACCTTTTGTATTGCAATATATGCAGCGTCTTTAGGATTGTCTCAAGTCATTCATAAAAACTTCAAAAGTTGTTTGTTGGCTATCCTTCCGGTTGTCTATGTAATTTCTAGAATTCCACCAAATGTGAATGCTCTGTTTGCTTTAGGATCAGGTATCGGTAATTGTATGCTTATTCTATTCGGACTGCTTCCGTTGCCATTGTTAATTATTACATATTTCCGGAGGGCTGCTTCATGA
- a CDS encoding spore germination protein, with amino-acid sequence MIFCVPYFLLRTISWAKAKEDRKTTRAEKATGSKGGGVPYGEASGEKSIKEGPEQQHSSAEVTKDDGLRITYSGHFEDDLQKFKEISSDMHDVNVRELRIGSIKTRAALLYVDGLTDKDKLDQNILKPLMNAYQPFKDMNSVPAAKDLQDILIHEILLISEVELTDNAYLSLQKALFGSAVLLVEGISEAFVLSSPKGATRGIQEPESEAVLRGSRSGFNETLSDNTAMLRRHGQSTELAMISFTVGKRMQKELILTYIKDIANDELVEEVKRRIRTIDLDDVQESGYVEQLIEDNGYSPFQQIQNTERPDRVMAALLEGRVAILLDGTPFALIMPVTFGMLLQSPEDYNDRWMVGSLLRLLRFFAATISLFAPALYISFLSFQPGLIPTKLAISIIASRQGVPFTVLIEALIMEISIEILREAGLRLPKPIGPAMGIVGGLIIGQAAVEAGIVSPILVIVVSVTAVSSFSMPMYSAGMTLRMLRFAAMFFAAIFGLYGVVLFFLLLSSHLIKLKSFGVPYLGLAVPNKTVNWKDFIFRMPLQFLTGRPTLLKPKDPLRKG; translated from the coding sequence ATGATTTTCTGTGTCCCTTACTTCCTACTTCGTACAATAAGCTGGGCTAAAGCCAAAGAAGACAGGAAAACCACTAGAGCGGAAAAAGCTACTGGCAGCAAAGGTGGAGGTGTTCCTTACGGAGAAGCATCTGGAGAAAAAAGCATCAAAGAAGGACCTGAGCAGCAGCATAGCTCGGCTGAAGTTACTAAGGATGATGGTTTAAGAATAACTTATAGTGGCCATTTTGAGGATGATTTGCAGAAATTCAAAGAGATCAGCAGCGATATGCATGATGTGAATGTAAGGGAGCTGCGAATCGGAAGCATAAAGACGAGGGCAGCACTTTTGTACGTAGACGGCTTAACGGACAAGGACAAATTGGATCAGAATATATTGAAGCCATTAATGAATGCATATCAGCCATTTAAGGATATGAACTCGGTACCAGCAGCAAAGGATCTACAAGATATTCTTATCCATGAGATCTTACTTATCTCGGAAGTTGAGCTTACGGATAATGCATACCTCTCCCTTCAGAAAGCGTTATTTGGATCTGCCGTGCTGCTCGTGGAGGGGATATCAGAGGCTTTTGTGCTTAGTAGTCCAAAGGGGGCTACAAGAGGGATTCAAGAGCCAGAATCTGAAGCAGTCTTACGGGGCTCGCGAAGTGGATTTAACGAGACATTAAGTGATAATACAGCAATGCTACGTAGACACGGACAGAGTACAGAATTAGCGATGATTTCCTTTACTGTAGGAAAGAGAATGCAGAAGGAATTAATCTTAACCTATATCAAGGATATTGCGAATGATGAGCTTGTAGAAGAGGTCAAACGAAGAATTAGAACGATAGATTTAGATGATGTTCAAGAATCTGGTTATGTTGAGCAATTAATCGAAGATAATGGCTACAGTCCTTTCCAGCAGATTCAGAATACAGAAAGACCGGACCGTGTAATGGCAGCACTCTTGGAAGGAAGAGTAGCTATTTTACTTGACGGTACACCCTTTGCATTGATTATGCCAGTAACCTTCGGGATGTTACTGCAATCTCCAGAGGATTATAACGATCGCTGGATGGTAGGGTCGCTGCTACGTCTGTTACGTTTTTTTGCGGCAACGATATCACTTTTTGCACCGGCACTATATATCTCCTTTCTCTCGTTCCAACCTGGATTGATTCCAACGAAGCTGGCCATTTCCATTATCGCCTCCAGGCAAGGCGTTCCCTTCACTGTATTAATCGAAGCATTGATTATGGAGATCTCGATTGAAATCTTACGGGAGGCTGGACTTCGCTTGCCTAAACCTATCGGTCCGGCGATGGGGATTGTCGGCGGTCTAATCATCGGCCAGGCCGCCGTAGAAGCCGGAATTGTGAGTCCAATCCTAGTCATTGTAGTGTCTGTTACGGCTGTTTCTTCCTTCTCTATGCCTATGTATAGTGCTGGGATGACGCTTCGTATGCTCCGGTTTGCAGCTATGTTTTTTGCAGCTATTTTTGGATTATACGGCGTTGTATTGTTTTTTCTTTTGCTTAGTAGTCATTTAATTAAGCTGAAGAGCTTTGGTGTTCCCTATCTTGGTCTGGCAGTCCCGAATAAGACCGTAAATTGGAAAGATTTTATATTCCGAATGCCTTTACAATTTCTAACAGGGCGCCCTACGTTGTTGAAACCAAAGGACCCCTTGCGTAAAGGGTGA
- a CDS encoding SDR family NAD(P)-dependent oxidoreductase, producing the protein MKKVACVTGADRGLGLSLVRSLLAKQFSVFAGQFLKESEDLKALKERYSEQLELIPLDISNKDSVRQAARVIASKTGYVDIIINNAGIIRSADNATVLVELDDEGMAEIYNVNTLGALRVSNALMGLLLQSEDKLIVNISSEAGSIGRNKRINMYGYCMSKAALNMQSSLMHNHLKTLGGQVMVFHPGWLQTYMHGKKDEQAEMTPEKSAEQIIDLVLDYKKYMGEEPAYLDMDGSSWPW; encoded by the coding sequence ATGAAGAAAGTTGCATGTGTGACTGGAGCTGATCGGGGGCTCGGACTGTCGCTTGTACGTTCGCTGTTGGCCAAACAATTCTCTGTATTTGCAGGACAGTTTTTGAAAGAATCAGAAGATTTGAAAGCGCTTAAAGAGCGATACTCTGAACAGTTGGAGCTTATCCCCCTAGATATCAGCAATAAAGACAGTGTAAGGCAGGCCGCAAGAGTAATAGCAAGTAAAACTGGTTATGTCGATATTATTATTAATAATGCAGGTATTATTCGTTCTGCTGATAATGCTACTGTGCTGGTAGAGCTGGATGATGAAGGCATGGCAGAAATATATAATGTAAATACGCTTGGTGCGTTAAGAGTCAGCAATGCACTTATGGGACTGTTGCTGCAAAGTGAGGATAAATTAATCGTTAATATTTCATCGGAAGCGGGCAGTATTGGCCGAAATAAGCGTATCAACATGTATGGCTATTGTATGTCGAAGGCAGCACTGAATATGCAGTCCTCCTTGATGCACAATCATCTGAAAACGCTTGGCGGTCAAGTGATGGTGTTCCATCCTGGCTGGCTGCAGACTTATATGCATGGTAAGAAGGATGAGCAAGCGGAAATGACTCCGGAAAAGTCGGCAGAGCAGATTATCGACCTTGTTCTGGATTATAAAAAATATATGGGCGAGGAACCGGCCTATCTGGATATGGATGGCAGCTCATGGCCGTGGTAG
- a CDS encoding thioredoxin domain-containing protein yields MAITNADSADWVRAEISGGGTVLVDYGAPWCPPCKVLLPLLEDLHQEYGEDVSIVKVNCDELPDLAGEAGVMGMPTVIVYKDGQPMEKLVGLRPKAAYQGILNKVILA; encoded by the coding sequence ATGGCTATTACAAATGCAGATAGCGCTGATTGGGTACGAGCAGAAATAAGCGGTGGTGGAACGGTATTGGTAGATTACGGTGCGCCATGGTGTCCCCCTTGCAAGGTGCTGCTGCCTCTTCTGGAAGATCTTCATCAGGAATATGGAGAGGATGTTTCTATTGTAAAGGTGAATTGTGACGAATTGCCGGATCTGGCTGGAGAAGCTGGTGTTATGGGGATGCCTACAGTCATTGTGTATAAAGATGGGCAGCCAATGGAAAAGTTGGTTGGCTTACGTCCGAAAGCAGCCTACCAAGGTATATTGAACAAGGTTATTCTAGCATAG
- a CDS encoding glutaredoxin family protein: MSEPVIVYSTAGCSDCNLVKNYLTEQGVPFEVRDVMTSTVYQEEVEKLGFMGVPITVAGDQAIKGFNLPALKALVEAAQ; encoded by the coding sequence ATGAGTGAGCCAGTGATTGTCTATTCAACCGCAGGGTGCAGTGACTGTAATTTGGTTAAAAATTATCTTACCGAGCAGGGTGTCCCTTTTGAAGTAAGAGATGTTATGACCAGCACAGTCTATCAAGAGGAAGTTGAGAAGCTTGGATTCATGGGTGTTCCCATCACCGTAGCAGGGGATCAAGCGATCAAAGGATTTAATCTTCCTGCGCTTAAAGCACTCGTTGAAGCTGCTCAATAA
- a CDS encoding histidine kinase — protein MGTYRRKTPEELLLSIYELHRGRLKIYIGPVSGSGKTYQMLREGQALKTQGIDVVICAVSTNQSPETKDQLGDLERIPSIHWFQKDIEKKDLDVEAIVARNPEVVLTDGLAHQNREGAERSGRLEDIKFLLSNGISVITTVNVYELEGAADLARKWTGIEVEHSLPAEVLTLADDIVLIDVTPEKILQRLSDGHLGKHQQRSLFNKGNLSKLRELALRMVAEDVNDSLEKHREEQGLQGASGIAEKVLVSAQYYWNGSIHIRRGQQIAKRLNGDLSVVSFWKQGLTLSKEAATFKRSLWKLTEKIGASMEEITFRSKREIPRLLVEYATRHNITRIVMGHSKQTAWQELLKGSIANSLLKQIRGVDVFFVADRADREGERVLPTRQSRNERKSDAYHRLSSQEVKDKIDAIRRGTFKVYIGAAPGVGKTYKMLREGNDLLKRGIDVVIGLLETHGRKETLEQIGDLETLPRLRMEYRGTVLEEMDTAAIIKRNPEVVLVDELAHTNMPGSKHKKRYMDVMELLDAGISVISTVNVQHLESLNDAVEQITGVRVRETFPDSILQRANEVELIDVSPKTLQERMKDGKIYAMAKVDQALGAFFKIGNLIALRELALREIADDVDERLESWERVGSLRGPWRRQEVIYVCITLGDHAERLIRRGFRIAYRLKACWYVTYVQELKQNGPVYDKRINDLKELTERLGGTFKMIESGLPARVASLLLERSQALQSTQIIIGQSQRSWLRKSLRGDVTKQILRSARNVDVLVVADLIREEA, from the coding sequence ATGGGAACATACCGGAGGAAGACGCCGGAGGAACTGCTGCTCTCGATCTATGAGCTGCATCGGGGACGTCTGAAGATCTATATCGGGCCCGTCAGTGGGTCAGGTAAAACGTATCAGATGCTTCGTGAGGGCCAGGCGCTAAAAACGCAGGGAATCGATGTCGTGATCTGTGCGGTTTCGACGAATCAGAGTCCAGAAACTAAGGATCAGCTGGGCGATTTGGAACGCATACCGAGTATTCATTGGTTTCAGAAGGATATCGAGAAGAAGGATCTTGATGTAGAAGCTATTGTGGCACGTAATCCGGAAGTTGTGCTAACCGATGGCTTGGCTCACCAGAATCGCGAGGGTGCGGAGAGGTCTGGAAGACTGGAAGATATCAAATTTTTATTAAGCAATGGGATTAGTGTCATTACAACTGTAAACGTATACGAACTGGAGGGTGCAGCGGATTTAGCGCGGAAGTGGACCGGGATTGAGGTAGAGCATTCTCTTCCTGCTGAGGTGCTTACCCTTGCCGATGATATCGTTCTAATTGATGTGACTCCAGAAAAAATACTTCAACGCTTGTCCGATGGACATTTAGGGAAGCACCAGCAGAGATCGCTTTTTAACAAGGGTAATTTAAGCAAGCTGCGGGAGCTGGCACTTCGGATGGTCGCTGAGGATGTTAATGATTCACTGGAGAAACACCGGGAAGAACAAGGGTTACAGGGAGCTTCGGGGATCGCAGAGAAGGTGCTGGTGTCCGCACAGTATTATTGGAATGGCTCGATCCATATCCGACGTGGACAGCAGATCGCCAAGCGGTTAAATGGGGATCTTTCAGTAGTGTCATTCTGGAAGCAGGGGCTCACCCTTTCTAAGGAAGCAGCTACCTTTAAGCGTTCTCTCTGGAAGCTGACCGAGAAGATTGGTGCCTCTATGGAGGAGATTACCTTTCGCTCGAAGCGGGAGATCCCTCGTCTGTTGGTAGAATACGCAACGCGGCACAATATTACCCGAATCGTTATGGGACACTCCAAGCAGACCGCTTGGCAGGAATTATTGAAAGGCTCGATCGCCAATTCATTACTGAAGCAAATCCGAGGTGTGGATGTGTTCTTCGTGGCGGATCGCGCAGATCGGGAGGGAGAACGTGTACTTCCAACCCGGCAGAGTCGTAATGAACGCAAATCCGATGCCTATCACAGGTTAAGCAGTCAGGAAGTAAAGGATAAAATCGATGCGATTCGCAGAGGAACCTTTAAGGTATATATTGGGGCAGCTCCCGGTGTGGGCAAGACTTATAAGATGCTACGTGAAGGGAACGATCTCTTGAAGAGAGGGATCGATGTCGTAATCGGGCTCCTGGAGACACATGGCCGTAAAGAAACCCTTGAACAAATCGGCGATTTGGAGACCCTTCCACGTCTACGTATGGAGTACCGCGGGACTGTTCTTGAGGAAATGGATACGGCAGCAATTATTAAGCGTAATCCAGAAGTCGTGCTAGTGGATGAGCTTGCTCATACCAATATGCCAGGTAGCAAACATAAGAAGCGTTATATGGATGTTATGGAACTGCTGGATGCGGGAATATCTGTGATCTCTACCGTGAATGTTCAGCATTTAGAAAGTCTGAATGACGCAGTAGAGCAAATTACAGGCGTTAGAGTAAGAGAGACTTTTCCGGACAGCATTCTACAGCGGGCTAATGAGGTAGAACTTATCGATGTATCCCCCAAAACACTTCAAGAGCGGATGAAGGACGGGAAAATATATGCCATGGCCAAGGTGGATCAGGCGCTGGGGGCTTTTTTCAAAATCGGGAATTTAATTGCCCTTCGGGAGTTAGCGTTGCGGGAAATTGCTGACGATGTAGATGAACGGTTAGAATCTTGGGAACGTGTCGGTTCGCTACGGGGGCCTTGGCGGCGTCAGGAAGTCATTTATGTGTGTATCACCTTGGGGGATCATGCAGAGCGCTTAATTCGGCGTGGTTTTAGGATTGCTTATCGTCTAAAAGCTTGCTGGTATGTTACGTATGTTCAGGAATTAAAACAGAATGGACCCGTTTATGATAAACGTATAAATGATTTAAAGGAATTGACGGAACGACTGGGTGGGACGTTTAAGATGATTGAGAGTGGGCTCCCCGCACGAGTGGCGTCCTTGCTGCTTGAAAGATCTCAAGCACTGCAGAGCACTCAGATTATTATCGGTCAGTCACAACGCTCATGGCTGCGAAAAAGTCTTCGCGGCGATGTTACCAAGCAGATTCTGCGTTCTGCCAGAAATGTGGATGTACTGGTCGTGGCAGATCTCATCCGTGAGGAAGCATAG
- a CDS encoding MerR family transcriptional regulator — protein sequence MKIGELAKLTGVSVRSLRYYENQGLISPIRQANGYREYSPLAVETVETIKLYLNLGLSTEQIAGFLHCVLKNKEAFCAEVMPLYRSKLEDIERQLVELNQIKRNLEERMASILQEQNESSLGACTLENLD from the coding sequence ATGAAAATAGGTGAGCTTGCTAAACTGACGGGCGTAAGCGTCCGTTCACTTCGTTATTATGAGAATCAAGGATTAATCTCGCCGATCCGCCAGGCCAACGGATATCGGGAGTACTCTCCGCTAGCTGTGGAGACGGTAGAAACGATTAAATTATATTTGAACCTAGGTCTGTCCACAGAGCAGATCGCGGGCTTTCTACATTGTGTCTTGAAGAACAAGGAAGCTTTCTGCGCAGAAGTGATGCCACTATACCGTAGTAAGCTTGAAGATATTGAACGTCAGCTTGTAGAACTGAATCAGATTAAACGCAATTTGGAAGAAAGAATGGCATCTATCTTGCAAGAGCAGAACGAGAGTAGTTTAGGGGCATGTACACTGGAGAACTTGGACTAG
- a CDS encoding ThuA domain-containing protein codes for MSTLKALALGSYSEVKYHPFAGVDREIEQILANDLQVFSSEDYGLLNKETLSDYKLVISYTEFSDDKIPAEQSGALLSYVAGGGGLLVVHNGISLQRNQELGAMLGAHFTHHPEYTSLQMSIPALEHPIMQGIEEFVIEDEPYYFEMHPYFETTVLAEYPHEGAMRQAAWCHEFGLGRVVYLMPGHHLPSFSVEPFREMIRRGGLWAAGLL; via the coding sequence ATGTCTACACTAAAAGCACTTGCACTTGGAAGCTACTCGGAAGTTAAGTATCACCCTTTTGCTGGCGTAGATCGGGAGATCGAGCAAATCCTTGCTAATGACCTACAGGTATTCTCTTCAGAGGATTATGGGTTACTTAATAAAGAAACGTTGTCTGACTACAAGCTAGTAATCTCCTACACCGAATTTTCGGATGACAAAATCCCGGCGGAACAAAGTGGTGCTTTGCTCTCCTATGTGGCTGGCGGGGGCGGTCTACTAGTGGTACATAACGGAATTTCCTTACAGCGCAATCAGGAGCTGGGCGCAATGCTGGGCGCACATTTCACCCATCATCCAGAGTATACTTCGCTGCAGATGTCCATACCCGCACTCGAGCATCCTATTATGCAGGGAATTGAAGAATTTGTGATCGAAGATGAGCCGTATTATTTTGAGATGCATCCTTATTTCGAAACGACGGTGCTCGCTGAATATCCTCATGAGGGAGCTATGCGACAAGCGGCTTGGTGTCACGAATTTGGCTTGGGTCGGGTTGTTTATTTAATGCCAGGGCATCATTTGCCTTCATTTTCAGTAGAGCCATTCCGCGAAATGATTCGTAGAGGTGGACTATGGGCGGCAGGATTATTGTAG
- the ytxJ gene encoding bacillithiol system redox-active protein YtxJ produces the protein MSIQQLHTLEDLEQYVAKPGKKLLFKHSTTCPISAKANEEFQAYLKDADTAAAVVLVIEDRPVSNQIAEDFGIKHESPQLFLLEDNEVRWNTSHWKITRDAIKEAVNQ, from the coding sequence ATGTCTATTCAACAACTCCATACGCTGGAGGATCTTGAGCAATATGTAGCTAAGCCTGGCAAGAAGCTGCTGTTCAAACACAGCACGACCTGCCCGATTAGCGCTAAAGCTAATGAAGAGTTTCAGGCTTATCTGAAGGATGCGGATACTGCCGCTGCAGTGGTCTTAGTCATCGAGGATCGTCCCGTTTCTAATCAAATTGCTGAGGATTTTGGCATCAAACATGAATCTCCACAACTCTTCCTGCTTGAGGACAATGAGGTTCGCTGGAATACTTCCCACTGGAAGATCACAAGAGATGCTATCAAAGAGGCTGTGAACCAATGA